The genomic DNA caaggcccatggtgactctggacgagctgcagagatctacagctcaggtgggggaatctgtccataggaaaACTATTattgcactgcacaaagttggcctttatggaagagtggcaagaagaaagccattgttaacaaaaaaccataagaagtcccgtttgcagtttgccacaagccatgtgggggacacagcaaacatgtggaagaaggtgctctggtcagatgagaccaaaatggaactttttggccaaaatgcaaaacgctatgtgtggaagaaaactaacactgcacatcactctgaacacaccatccacactgtcaaatatggtggtggcagcatcatgctctgggggtgcttctcttcagcagggacagggaagctggtcagagttgatgggaagatggatggagcgaAATACAGGGCAATTTTGGAAGAAAACCtaggagtctgcaaaagacttgagactggggcggaggttcaccttccagcaggacaacaaccctaaacataaagccagggcaacaatggaatggtttaaaacaaaacatatccatgtgttagaatggcccagtcaaagtccagatctaaatccaattgagaatctgtggcaagatctgaaaactgccgttcacaaacactgtccatctaatctgactgagctggagctgttttgcaaagaagaatgggcaaggatttcagtctctagatgtgcaaagctggtagagacataccctaaaagactggcagctgtaattgcagcaaaaggtggttctacaaagtattgattcagggggctgaataattacgcacaccccacttttcagttatttatttgtaaaaaatgtttggaatcatgtatgatttttcattcccttctcacgtgtacaccactttgtatcggtctttcacgtggaattccaataaaatttattcatgtttgtggctgtaatgtgacaaaatgtggaaaggtTCAaaggggccgaatacttttgcaagccactgtataccctatagctgcagaaaaggctaacattgttatctttttacaaaaaagaacAGCTAAACTTGAGAGGtcttaggacaaagtttgtgttttccattgtttaagcaccggttccaaCCAAAGGAGGTATGTTGTAtcaacagaaaaggctaacttggttatcattttgcagaaaaaaagagactgctaaaaataaaaacataagaggtttttggacaaagtttgtgttctccattctttaagcaccggttcaagcaccgtttaagcaccggtaccatttcaaaagtaccggtttggcaccggtatcggataaaacctaaacgatacccatccctaatcctAGTACAGCCGTCCTACAGTCCACCTACAGCTGTCCTACAACCCTCCTCCAGCTCTTCTAAAACCCTCCTACAatcctcctccagctcttctACAACCCTCCTATAGCTTTCAATCTGCCTAAAGCTCAGAAAATTGAGAAGAATTGCCAGACGTGTGTGAGCAGGCTCGGCTGAGGATGACCAGTGTGGACTGAACTAATGTCACAGCTGAGTGGAAACAAATCCCCACCACTGTGTTCAGCTTCACACTGACATCATAGTATTTTGGCAGGGCTTTGTACTGGTAATGCTTCCTGCCCAGATCCAGGATCAGCTGGTCCAGACGGTCGTCCTGGTCGATCCTGGCGACCGTCTTCTCGATGATGTACATGATCCTgcagagagagcagaggagaaaaccAGTCAGCAGGAGGCTCTGCTAAAACCAGAGACCCTGCAGGAGTCACAGGCAGCTTTTGCTGCTAGCTGTCAGCTAACCGGCCCTCTGGGCTGTGTTTTAATGAAATGAAAGGTTAATTTCATGCTTCTGTATGATTGCAATAATTCTGATCAGaggcaataataaatatatcttGAGCCCTCATTGCAGCCCTCATACAAAATGTTACAGCAAGGGGTGAGAGTACAGTTTTATATTTCCTCTCCCACACAGTTTAACAAAGTGTTTCAGTTTCAGAGATAAAAATGGACGCAAGTCATTATGACTGATAACAACATCTGCTTCTTGTTATTGTGTATGACATTAGATTAGCACCACCCTCACATCCTTCCTGGCTTCAaaagaactttatttataagtcCAACAGAGGTGGTATTTATGTTTAACGCCTCATTTGACTAATGTTTTATGTCATTTGtgaaatcagctgatcagctgttagcacatTTGTCCCTGTTTCTGCTTGGTCCCCCCACTCACAGTTACACTGCTCAGCTCTCACTtaaagtgtgtgcgtgtgtgtgtgtatgtgtgtgtaacctGAGGCCGTGGGCTTTCAGCTCTTTGCTCGCCCTCAGGGTGTTCACATCATTCAGGTCTCTGAAGGTGAAGAAGGCGTCTTTGCACTCCGGGTGAGTCTCAAACAGCCTGGAAGAGGGTGGGGGTGGAGTTAAACGGTTGGTGTGAGCGCTGCTCTGATGTCTGATAAGCTAACAAAGGGCAGTCAGtgaacctgcagctgcagaaaggtCACGTCCTCATTACCCACGgtcctctgtgctgtgctgagggCTGGGGTGAacttgcacacacaaacacaaggcgAAAACAGACAGCTGTGCACAAACCACAGAGAGCGGCTGAGACTGCAGAGCGGCTCGCTGCACCTGCTTTGCAtgaacatcagtaacatcagtcTGCAGGTAAACAGCACTCCTGAGCCCAAACACTGTGGCTCTGCCTGGCCCTGCTCCATCTtgcagaggagaggaggaccTCCACCCTCTGCGAACTCAGGCACAGCAACCAAACCAGCTCCAGCCCACTTCCTGTCAGGGTTCGTCTGCACAGTTTTCTCAGACTCCAGAAAGCAGAACATGATCTCCCGTGACTTTTGACACATGACCTCTGACTCTGAGGCACTCACCTGCATCAGAACCAGAAAGTCTTTCAGACCTGCGCATGCCCGCTGTTTGGTGATGAGCTGTCAATCAAACCTTGCCCGCAGTTTTTACAATAATCTGATCATCTAAACGATAATCGCCACTGTTTTCTGACTGAACGTCGATTTACGCAGAATTGACGTCACAGCCGTGCCTGTGGGCTGGTGGGACATCAGATCTGCGAGCTGAGAGACCCTCGCCCTTAAACAAACTCAACACGGCTTTATGACCGGTAGTTAAGGATACCTGCTCTGACGTAACACTTCTTCATAACGTCTACCTGCGTGACGGTACAGAGGACGGCGGAGCGCGCGTGAACTCACCTGACGAACATGATGACGCCCACCCTGCTGATGTCCTCCTGGATCTCCCTCCAACTGCTCCTGATCGCCTCCCGGCTCTCCGCGCTCAGACTCACCGGCAAcgcatcctcttcctcctcctgctccggCCGCCGGTCCGGAGCCTCCGCTGAGAGGGAGCAACCCATCTAGAAAATCACCGACAGTACACCAGAACCGCCGCACACAGCGCGACGCACAGCTGGTACTGACTGCGCTCACTTCCGCACTCACGAAGCGCGCGTCTTCAGATCTGAGCTTGTTTCTATCAGATAAAGttcaaaagaaacacacacacactcacagggacacatgcacacacagcgcTCCTGTTTTAATAATGTTTAGTATCACCCGAATGCGCTGACACACCGATCACCTGCACAGGTAAGAATGTGACAGCTCCTCAGTCCAAACCGAAGAACTGATAATCTGATCCCAGCCCAACTTCACAGTCTCATGCTTGTCATCATCAGCTGCCTGACGATCATCagctcacaacaacaacaacagcttttTAAGGCGAGTTTAGCTTCCTGTGTGCAAGCAGAGAATAGGAAGTGAGCTGCAGCAGAAAACCTCTGAGCACATAGCGAGCAAAGTCTGATAAACTGTCACGTCATCAGCTGTCCTCACAACTGATGGTATGACGACTGTCACCATCAtcacatgtgtttctgtgcagcaTTTAAACCTGGGGTCACATGTATGATCACATGATAGCATGTCAGAACCATGAAGACTGTGTATGTTCCCCTTAGCTATGGTCACAGGTTAAAGCACTGGGATGCAGGTTCCTCTCACCCTGGTCTGTCCTCAGCAGGTCTTTAGAGGTCTCTTCTCTTCCAGCCTGATTCTGAGTGTGCTGGTCCAGGTTCACTCACAGCTATTGCTCCAGTGCACAGATCCCAGATCAGCTTACATTCAGTGAGGTCAGACACTCTCCaactgttttggtttgtttcccaaaaattagaaaattattattcagtttaattttgttcatacagcaccaaatcacaacagtcgcctcaaggtggtGAGGTAGaccgtacaataatacatacagagataacccaacaatcatatgacccactatgaggaagcactttggcaacagcgAGAAggaaaactcctttttaacaggaagaagcctacAGCAGAGCCAGTCTCAGGGGAGGGCcagggggaggaagacaggagcAAGACATGCTATGGAAGCGAACCCGAGATTAATAACaaatatgattcagtgcagagagttCTGTtgacacatagtgagtgaagaagtaacacccagtgcatcattggaatcccccagcagcctacacctactgcagcataactaaggaagGATTCAGGTCACCTAATCCacccctaactatatgctttagaaaaaaggaaagtttgaagcctaatcttgaaagtagagatagtgtctgtctcctgaatccaaacaggaagctgcttccacagaagaggggcctgaaaactgaaggctctgcctcacattctacttttaaattctttttgttACTAATACTAGTAACAAAAAGTAAAACtacagtgtgagagcgaagtgctctaatggggtgatatggtactataaggtcattaagataagatggggcctgattattcaagacctcccatacggtaaaaaaaatacttttttcctgaccaaaatatatttcaaatatatggtaaatatattttgtatttgtgatgctccaaaaaatatatttttgaaattgaaaatatatttctttcaaaccaaaatacatttcaaaagatATTTGCGTTCAAGAAAATAGATTTCCAACCTTTCAGTAGAATATATTTCAAAGTATCCcttatttaacctcctaggacctggtgtccacatatgtggacatcacattttgggttatttagaccaaaatactcaattttgctctacaagggcctaaTATCCACTTACGAAGACATTATACTGCTattgttctatcaaaattttaaacaaatatcctcatatgtggctcttatttttcttaaaaacaaaaataaggtaaaaaaaataaatctggtaattctttgtttttacattcatcgggtcccaatatgcctaaatatcaaagagaaattaaaaatgcatgtcgtggaagagttcgggtcttaggaggttaaaatgtatttagtgcaataataataataaaagtaacaACATCTGCATCTAATCACATCTGCAAAAACAGTTggattcaaacaaaacagagtCAAAGGTCTAGCAAGAATTAGGTTATTTATTCAGTATTTCACATTACACAATATTAGCATTCACTTGACTTTGAAATTATTTGTCATTGATACAGTACACAAAATACAACAACTGCTATGTACACTTTAGTTTTTGAAAATATATACAATATAGTACTTAAAGAAACAGTCCACTTTTTTTGGAAATaggctcattctccatctccctcagaGTTAAAAAGTTGAGTTTGACCATTAAGTCTTTGGTCATTTTTCAACGCGATGCTCACGGTCCCCTTGGATTCAATGATGTATGCTAAGCTATGTTAAAAGTGTTATCACCATACAAATCAACTGTATGGATTCCAAAATGGTCAGACTCAACGTATTAACTCTGAGGGAGTGTTCCTGTAATGATGCAATATAATATAGCACTTAATGACTTAATGTAATATATATCTGACGTTTTGCCATTTAATGTTTAATTATGTATGGGTTTTTTTATGAACTGGTTTAAAATCACTTCAGAAAAATACCACATGGCACTgaagaaaatcatgttttctcgTGTTTAACCttatttaaggaattcacactgaTTAATGCTTCTAAAATGTAATTGACTTTTAGTTTTTCAGTGTGAATGATCAGACATTTGCATTTGATCTTTGCAGCAAGAATACCTGTCAGATGCCCAAGACGTTTTGATACTGGTTCACAATAACTTGGATTTGAGGCACAGAGACTATGCTTTGCTCGTTCATAGAATCTTCCAATGGCATAACACGTCTCTCcac from Maylandia zebra isolate NMK-2024a linkage group LG15, Mzebra_GT3a, whole genome shotgun sequence includes the following:
- the LOC143412700 gene encoding neuroglobin-like isoform X2; translation: MGCSLSAEAPDRRPEQEEEEDALPVSLSAESREAIRSSWREIQEDISRVGVIMFVRLFETHPECKDAFFTFRDLNDVNTLRASKELKAHGLRIMYIIEKTVARIDQDDRLDQLILDLGRKHYQYKALPKYYDLMGEEFIHAIHPVLQERWTSDLEEAWKTLFLYITRTMKKGYQQAQRSHSSS
- the LOC143412700 gene encoding neuroglobin-like isoform X1, which translates into the protein MGCSLSAEAPDRRPEQEEEEDALPVSLSAESREAIRSSWREIQEDISRVGVIMFVRLFETHPECKDAFFTFRDLNDVNTLRASKELKAHGLRIMYIIEKTVARIDQDDRLDQLILDLGRKHYQYKALPKYYDLMGEEFIHAIHPVLQERWTSDLEEAWKVNRDSVPVHHSHHEERLPAGPEEPQQQLRAARPITWLQQLRTESLNDKMCSENVVFSSHV